Proteins encoded by one window of Sphingosinicella sp. BN140058:
- a CDS encoding chemotaxis protein CheW, with translation MTPTNVEAIAAADRKIVTFILGKQVFGIDMKSLIEIREWEEPTPLPSVPHFIRGVTNLRGTVVPVVGLSERLGWEPSVLHSRSCILVVNISGKRAGFLVDHVADIIPIDDADIQPAPDVEVGEQGIISGLVQVPNKIQAGDEASTESGTMVLLLDLEALNVTGHLDLAA, from the coding sequence ATGACCCCCACCAACGTCGAAGCGATCGCTGCAGCCGATCGCAAGATCGTCACCTTCATCCTCGGCAAGCAGGTCTTCGGCATCGACATGAAGTCGCTGATCGAGATTCGCGAGTGGGAAGAGCCGACCCCGCTGCCGAGCGTGCCGCACTTCATCCGCGGCGTCACCAACCTGCGCGGCACCGTGGTGCCCGTCGTCGGCCTGTCCGAGCGGCTGGGCTGGGAGCCGAGCGTGCTTCACTCGCGCTCGTGCATCCTGGTCGTCAACATTTCGGGCAAGCGGGCCGGCTTCCTGGTCGATCACGTTGCCGACATCATCCCGATCGATGATGCCGACATCCAGCCGGCCCCCGACGTCGAAGTCGGCGAGCAGGGCATCATCTCGGGCCTCGTCCAGGTTCCGAACAAGATCCAGGCCGGCGACGAAGCGTCGACCGAAAGCGGCACCATGGTGCTGCTGCTGGATCTCGAAGCGCTGAACGTCACCGGTCATCTGGATCTCGCGGCGTGA
- a CDS encoding protein-glutamate O-methyltransferase CheR, giving the protein MSGAQAVSRPGAPDVNAGAGELGATEFAAIAAIMQSDARIHLAPGKTTLVHSRLSKRVRKHGLQNFKDYVKLVHSDPEERRAMVVALTTNHTHFFRENHHFDHLKATAMPWLQRQAATKPVRIWSAGCSSGEEVYTIAMCLRGPDRGSGAWVDRADVKLLATDLSPLVVETARRGVYSANTVQPIPTPYRSAWLRPEGADFAVVDEIKKMVTARVLNLFEPWPMRQKYDVIFCRNVMIYFDDEAKAELEARFVDMLVPGGYLYIGHSERLIGAAASRMKPAGHTIYVKES; this is encoded by the coding sequence ATGTCCGGAGCCCAGGCTGTTTCCCGTCCGGGGGCTCCGGACGTGAACGCCGGCGCAGGTGAGCTGGGCGCCACCGAGTTCGCCGCGATCGCGGCGATCATGCAGAGCGACGCCCGCATTCACCTCGCGCCGGGCAAGACCACCCTGGTCCACTCGAGGCTCAGCAAGCGCGTGCGCAAGCACGGCCTGCAGAACTTCAAGGATTATGTGAAGCTGGTCCACTCGGATCCGGAGGAGCGGCGTGCGATGGTGGTGGCGCTCACCACCAATCACACCCACTTCTTCCGCGAGAACCATCATTTCGACCATCTGAAGGCGACGGCGATGCCGTGGCTGCAGCGCCAGGCCGCCACCAAGCCGGTGAGGATCTGGTCGGCGGGCTGTTCGAGCGGCGAGGAGGTCTACACGATCGCGATGTGCCTTCGCGGCCCCGACCGCGGGTCCGGAGCGTGGGTCGACCGCGCCGACGTCAAGCTGCTTGCGACGGATCTTTCGCCACTGGTGGTCGAGACCGCGCGGCGCGGCGTCTATTCCGCCAACACGGTGCAGCCGATCCCGACTCCTTACCGGTCTGCGTGGCTGCGTCCCGAGGGCGCCGATTTCGCGGTCGTCGACGAGATCAAGAAGATGGTGACGGCACGCGTGCTCAACCTCTTCGAGCCGTGGCCGATGCGCCAGAAATACGACGTGATCTTCTGCCGAAACGTCATGATCTATTTCGACGACGAGGCGAAGGCGGAGCTCGAAGCGCGCTTCGTCGATATGCTGGTGCCGGGCGGGTATCTCTACATCGGCCATTCGGAGCGCCTGATCGGCGCCGCCGCATCGCGGATGAAGCCGGCCGGCCACACCATCTACGTCAAGGAAAGCTGA
- a CDS encoding chemotaxis response regulator protein-glutamate methylesterase has protein sequence MGAPIRVLIVDDSPSMRAALDRILSRDADIEVIGHAPEPHAARQMIKDLNPDVITLDIEMPGMDGLSFLEKIMRLRPMPVVMCSTLTARGAEATIEALRLGAVDCIQKPSGNAQEMAQNAALLCATVKTAARSTVRRVEAPTIRAAASTPGLNRDVVIAVGSSTGGVEALFQVIGSMPVDAPPMLVVQHMPAAFTGGFAARLNRECQINVVEARHGMPVERGTVYIAPGGESHMELVGIGDRRIRLTQADPVTGHRPSVDVLFHSVAKLGHAAVGAILTGMGSDGAAGLLAMRQAGARTLGQNAATCVVYGMPRAAFERGAVEREVSLSAMPEAILAACRK, from the coding sequence ATGGGTGCCCCCATTCGTGTCCTGATCGTCGACGACAGTCCGTCGATGCGGGCCGCGCTCGACCGCATCCTGAGCCGCGACGCGGACATCGAGGTGATCGGTCATGCGCCGGAGCCGCACGCCGCGCGTCAGATGATCAAGGACCTCAATCCCGACGTCATCACGCTCGACATCGAGATGCCGGGAATGGACGGGCTGTCCTTCCTGGAGAAGATCATGCGGCTGCGGCCGATGCCGGTGGTGATGTGCTCGACGCTGACCGCCCGCGGTGCCGAAGCGACGATCGAGGCGCTCCGCCTCGGCGCGGTCGACTGCATCCAGAAGCCGAGCGGCAATGCCCAGGAAATGGCGCAGAATGCGGCCTTGCTGTGCGCCACGGTCAAGACTGCGGCGCGATCGACCGTACGGCGCGTCGAAGCGCCGACGATCAGGGCGGCGGCCTCCACCCCCGGGCTCAACCGGGACGTGGTGATCGCGGTCGGATCGTCGACAGGCGGCGTCGAAGCCTTGTTCCAGGTGATCGGATCGATGCCGGTCGATGCACCGCCGATGCTGGTCGTTCAGCACATGCCGGCGGCGTTCACCGGCGGCTTCGCCGCCCGCCTCAACCGCGAGTGCCAAATTAACGTCGTCGAGGCCCGTCACGGCATGCCGGTGGAGCGTGGGACCGTCTATATTGCTCCTGGGGGCGAGAGCCACATGGAGCTCGTCGGGATCGGCGACCGCCGGATCCGGCTCACCCAGGCGGATCCGGTAACCGGTCACCGTCCGTCGGTGGACGTGCTGTTCCACTCGGTTGCGAAATTGGGTCACGCAGCCGTCGGCGCCATCCTTACCGGGATGGGCAGCGACGGTGCGGCGGGTCTGCTTGCGATGCGCCAGGCAGGCGCTCGCACCCTGGGACAAAATGCCGCGACCTGCGTGGTTTACGGTATGCCGCGTGCCGCTTTCGAAAGAGGCGCCGTGGAACGAGAAGTCAGTTTGTCAGCGATGCCCGAGGCGATCCTCGCGGCATGCAGAAAGTAA
- a CDS encoding response regulator — protein sequence MPAASAIKVMVVDDQASMRAMIRRALQDLGFKDVRDKAGPVEALSAVRSDRVHLIISDYNMPDMDGLQFLEQVRKDPVIGKTVFIMLTGSADKEIVQKAAALGVNNYVVKPFAPAALKEKIERVFGELT from the coding sequence ATGCCAGCAGCGTCTGCAATTAAGGTTATGGTGGTCGACGATCAGGCGAGCATGCGCGCAATGATCCGGCGCGCGCTCCAAGATCTCGGCTTCAAGGACGTCCGCGACAAAGCGGGCCCGGTCGAAGCGCTCAGCGCGGTCCGCAGCGACCGCGTCCACCTCATCATCTCGGACTACAACATGCCGGACATGGACGGCCTGCAGTTCCTCGAGCAGGTCCGCAAGGATCCAGTGATCGGCAAGACGGTGTTCATCATGCTCACCGGTTCGGCCGACAAGGAGATCGTCCAGAAGGCCGCGGCCCTCGGCGTCAACAACTACGTCGTGAAGCCGTTCGCTCCGGCCGCGCTCAAGGAGAAGATCGAGCGCGTCTTCGGCGAACTGACCTGA
- a CDS encoding chemotaxis protein CheD, whose product MKRIPIIQGEHKVVAEPDVMITTLLGSCIAVCLQDRLAKVGGMNHFLLAEPTSGRQLSDADMQCYGIHAMELLINEMMKRGAIRSRMSAQLYGGANVVSGLGTPIGTNNAAFARRFLEVEGISVGHTNVGGRQARKVEFLPYLGKARCTYVGDAAPVAPPTPVAAVAGGDLELF is encoded by the coding sequence ATGAAGCGCATCCCCATCATCCAGGGCGAGCATAAGGTGGTGGCCGAGCCGGACGTGATGATCACGACACTGCTCGGCTCCTGCATCGCCGTCTGCCTCCAGGACCGGCTGGCCAAGGTCGGGGGCATGAACCACTTCCTTCTCGCCGAGCCGACGAGCGGCCGGCAGCTGAGCGACGCCGACATGCAATGCTACGGCATTCATGCGATGGAGCTGCTCATCAACGAGATGATGAAGCGCGGCGCGATCCGGTCGCGGATGAGCGCGCAGCTCTATGGCGGCGCGAACGTGGTCAGCGGCCTCGGCACGCCGATCGGCACCAACAATGCCGCCTTCGCCCGCCGCTTCCTGGAGGTCGAGGGGATCAGCGTCGGCCATACCAACGTCGGCGGGCGCCAGGCGCGCAAGGTCGAATTCCTGCCGTATCTCGGCAAGGCACGCTGCACCTATGTCGGCGATGCCGCCCCGGTCGCGCCGCCGACGCCCGTTGCCGCCGTTGCCGGCGGCGACCTCGAACTGTTTTGA
- a CDS encoding flagellar motor protein MotB — MASRRNEPVIVIRKVKKSGGDAHHGGAWKVAYADFVTAMMAFFMLLWLLSTPDKDKLKGLAEYFTPEDPSATGTTGDAGGGGRSQRSQAESQDTNGKPTVEVATAGTARGGSANVPDSSMRVIAAELRVVLDSIPAKDAKDAVKLETSRDGLRINLTDTANRPMFKGATAVLNDYAREMLGQIARRLVKSGARIAIEGHTDSIGGQSDSNWRLSGDRAQAARSAMIAAGLTPDRFSEVVALAGSQPIYADQPDRPENRRITIVVMAEAPALPQDVNFQF, encoded by the coding sequence ATGGCGAGCCGCCGGAACGAGCCTGTCATCGTCATCCGCAAGGTCAAGAAGAGCGGCGGCGACGCGCACCATGGCGGTGCGTGGAAGGTCGCCTATGCCGACTTCGTCACCGCGATGATGGCGTTCTTCATGCTGCTCTGGCTGCTCTCGACCCCGGACAAGGACAAGCTCAAGGGGCTTGCCGAATATTTCACGCCGGAAGATCCGAGCGCGACCGGCACCACCGGCGACGCAGGCGGCGGCGGCCGCTCGCAGCGCTCCCAGGCCGAAAGCCAGGACACCAACGGCAAGCCGACCGTCGAGGTCGCCACCGCTGGGACGGCGCGCGGCGGATCGGCCAACGTTCCGGATTCGTCGATGCGGGTGATCGCGGCCGAGCTGCGCGTGGTGCTCGATTCCATTCCCGCCAAGGACGCGAAGGATGCGGTCAAGCTCGAGACCAGCCGCGACGGGCTGCGCATCAATTTGACGGACACCGCCAATCGGCCGATGTTCAAGGGCGCGACCGCCGTGCTCAACGATTATGCACGCGAGATGCTGGGGCAGATCGCCCGACGGCTGGTCAAATCCGGCGCCCGCATCGCGATCGAGGGCCATACCGACTCGATCGGCGGCCAGAGCGACTCGAACTGGCGTCTTTCCGGCGACCGCGCGCAGGCGGCACGATCGGCGATGATCGCCGCCGGCCTGACGCCGGACCGCTTCTCGGAAGTGGTCGCGCTTGCCGGATCGCAGCCAATCTATGCGGACCAGCCCGATCGGCCCGAAAATCGCCGGATCACGATCGTGGTCATGGCCGAGGCACCCGCTCTACCGCAAGACGTCAACTTCCAGTTCTAG
- a CDS encoding PilZ domain-containing protein yields MLKPTQSDEPEAVAADGRVLVRREGRVATVMLVARLVNDRRDQLCRVRNISANGLKVNTAFPLAVGEEIRIELRNGQAVEGKIVWSSPPFAGMHFHRTYDVETLLSSMPADDSAHVSRLPRVQINHPVLVHAGPKMLGASIIDMSQGGAKLRLRAALDRGQQVSLSVSGLSAIKATVRWTQDEEAGVAFHETIPFDTLSRWLSDRETR; encoded by the coding sequence ATGCTGAAGCCCACCCAGAGCGACGAACCCGAGGCCGTCGCAGCCGACGGCCGCGTCCTCGTCCGCCGCGAAGGCCGGGTGGCGACGGTGATGCTGGTTGCCCGGCTGGTCAACGATCGCCGCGATCAGCTCTGCCGTGTCCGCAACATCTCGGCCAACGGCCTCAAGGTCAACACCGCCTTCCCGCTCGCGGTCGGCGAGGAAATCCGGATCGAGCTGCGCAACGGCCAGGCCGTGGAAGGCAAGATCGTGTGGTCGAGCCCGCCCTTTGCCGGCATGCACTTCCATCGGACCTACGACGTCGAGACGCTGCTGTCTTCGATGCCGGCGGACGACAGCGCGCATGTCTCGCGCCTGCCCCGCGTCCAGATCAACCATCCCGTGCTGGTCCATGCCGGACCGAAGATGCTTGGCGCCTCGATCATCGACATGTCGCAAGGCGGCGCCAAGCTGCGCCTCCGCGCCGCGCTCGATCGGGGCCAGCAGGTCTCGCTCTCGGTGAGCGGATTGAGCGCGATCAAGGCCACGGTCCGCTGGACCCAGGATGAGGAAGCGGGCGTCGCCTTCCACGAAACGATTCCGTTCGACACATTGTCGCGGTGGCTGTCCGACCGCGAGACCCGCTGA
- the fliP gene encoding flagellar type III secretion system pore protein FliP (The bacterial flagellar biogenesis protein FliP forms a type III secretion system (T3SS)-type pore required for flagellar assembly.) — protein sequence MRKILRLAAFAAALATPAVLYAQSATVNLGEGGSVSGRAIQLVMMLTVLSLAPGILMTVTSFTRIVVALSLLRTGIGAPGVPPNPVIISLALFLSFFVMAPTMQVAWDKGITPYNEGRINETQAFERTSAPFKDFMLKHVRNDDVQLFVELSGKPPASRAEIPLTTLMPAFMISELRRAFEIGFMLLLPFLIIDLAVSAVLMAMGMMMLPPATISLPMKIIFFVLIDGWALVAGSLVKSFGTG from the coding sequence ATGCGCAAGATCCTGAGGCTGGCGGCTTTCGCCGCCGCCCTCGCCACGCCTGCCGTACTCTACGCGCAGTCGGCGACCGTCAATCTTGGGGAAGGCGGCTCCGTGTCGGGCCGCGCCATCCAGCTGGTGATGATGCTGACGGTGCTCAGCCTCGCGCCGGGCATCCTGATGACGGTGACATCCTTCACCCGCATCGTCGTCGCCCTGTCGCTGCTTCGCACCGGCATCGGCGCGCCCGGCGTGCCGCCCAACCCGGTGATCATCAGCCTTGCGCTGTTCCTGTCCTTCTTCGTCATGGCGCCCACCATGCAGGTTGCCTGGGACAAGGGCATCACGCCGTACAATGAAGGCCGGATCAACGAGACCCAGGCGTTCGAGCGGACGTCGGCACCGTTCAAGGACTTCATGCTGAAGCACGTCCGCAACGACGACGTCCAACTGTTCGTTGAGCTCTCGGGCAAGCCGCCAGCGAGCCGCGCCGAGATCCCGCTGACCACCTTGATGCCCGCCTTCATGATCTCGGAACTGCGTCGCGCGTTCGAAATCGGCTTCATGCTGCTGCTGCCGTTCCTGATCATCGATCTCGCGGTGTCCGCCGTATTGATGGCGATGGGCATGATGATGCTGCCACCGGCGACGATATCGCTGCCGATGAAGATCATCTTCTTCGTGCTGATCGACGGCTGGGCGCTGGTTGCCGGCTCGCTGGTCAAGAGCTTCGGCACGGGCTGA
- a CDS encoding flagellar biosynthetic protein FliO: MDLLSFLRTIAALGTVLGLLGGALWAVRRYNIVLPGQVGDRGLKRLALVERIGIDAKRSIVLVRRDDREHLIMIAPDGHAVIESGIVRGDVNIDVTAASDAATPSAPARPVLVKAEKPAKVAEDFATLVDLVGAAGSKAKAALIKTDKPLPMPETNLAAAPKPKRQPVRLKVTAPDGRTVVEPVPAAATIAPAKAAA, from the coding sequence ATGGACCTGCTGTCTTTCCTCCGCACCATCGCAGCGCTCGGAACCGTGCTCGGCCTGCTCGGCGGCGCACTCTGGGCGGTCCGCCGCTACAACATCGTGCTTCCCGGCCAGGTCGGCGATCGCGGGCTCAAGCGGCTTGCTCTCGTTGAGCGGATCGGCATCGATGCGAAACGCTCGATCGTTCTCGTCCGCCGCGACGATCGCGAGCATCTGATCATGATCGCACCCGATGGCCACGCGGTGATCGAAAGCGGCATCGTCCGCGGGGACGTCAACATCGACGTGACCGCCGCCTCCGACGCCGCAACCCCCTCCGCGCCGGCCCGGCCGGTGCTGGTGAAGGCCGAAAAGCCGGCCAAGGTCGCCGAGGATTTCGCGACCCTGGTCGATCTCGTCGGCGCCGCCGGCAGCAAGGCCAAGGCCGCTCTGATCAAGACCGACAAGCCGCTGCCGATGCCGGAAACGAACCTGGCCGCAGCGCCGAAGCCGAAGCGTCAGCCGGTTCGTCTCAAAGTTACCGCGCCTGACGGGCGCACCGTCGTCGAGCCCGTGCCGGCGGCTGCCACCATCGCCCCGGCCAAAGCGGCCGCCTGA
- a CDS encoding FliM/FliN family flagellar motor switch protein: MSAVEGIKVELEIVLGSAKLPIRQILKMSRGAMIPLSQSHEDPTEVYVNNQMVAKGKVTVEGDQMSLEIIEVVKKKSR, translated from the coding sequence ATGTCCGCTGTCGAGGGTATCAAGGTCGAGCTCGAGATCGTTCTGGGATCGGCCAAGCTGCCGATCCGCCAGATCCTGAAGATGAGCCGCGGCGCGATGATCCCGCTGAGCCAGAGCCACGAAGATCCGACCGAAGTCTACGTGAACAATCAGATGGTCGCGAAGGGCAAGGTCACGGTCGAGGGCGACCAGATGTCGCTCGAGATCATCGAGGTCGTGAAGAAGAAGAGCCGCTGA
- the flgC gene encoding flagellar basal body rod protein FlgC yields MDLKNSVEVSASGLRAQSLRMRIIAENLANADSVATTPGGQPYRRRVATFESEVDRASGAQGVNVRSIEGDKTAFQRVYQPGNPAADATGYVLRPNVNSLVESADMKAAQRAYEANLNAIEAAKGMTMRTIDLLK; encoded by the coding sequence ATGGATCTCAAGAACAGTGTCGAGGTATCGGCCTCCGGTCTGCGCGCCCAGTCGCTGCGGATGCGGATCATCGCCGAGAACCTCGCCAACGCCGACAGCGTCGCGACCACGCCCGGCGGCCAGCCCTATCGGCGGCGGGTCGCCACCTTCGAGTCCGAGGTCGATCGTGCGTCGGGTGCGCAGGGCGTCAACGTGCGCTCGATCGAAGGCGACAAGACCGCCTTCCAGCGCGTCTACCAGCCGGGCAATCCGGCTGCGGATGCGACCGGCTACGTGCTCCGCCCCAACGTTAACTCACTCGTCGAGAGCGCCGACATGAAGGCAGCGCAGCGCGCCTACGAAGCCAATCTCAACGCCATCGAAGCCGCCAAGGGCATGACGATGCGCACCATCGATCTTCTCAAATAA
- a CDS encoding flagellar hook-basal body complex protein FliE: MSIGALDATSAYGRILSTGKTGGSAGIGGSDEAGETKGGFGSMVESMITDAAGSMRSAEAASAKQVAGKGDLIDVVTAIGAAEMALDTVVAVRDKVVGAYSDIMRMQI, from the coding sequence ATGTCCATCGGAGCGCTTGACGCGACATCGGCCTACGGCCGCATTCTCAGCACCGGCAAGACCGGCGGCAGTGCCGGCATCGGCGGCAGCGACGAAGCCGGCGAGACCAAGGGCGGGTTCGGCAGCATGGTCGAGAGCATGATCACCGACGCCGCCGGCTCGATGCGCAGTGCGGAAGCGGCCAGTGCCAAGCAGGTTGCCGGCAAGGGCGATCTGATCGACGTCGTGACGGCGATCGGCGCCGCCGAGATGGCGCTCGACACCGTCGTCGCCGTCCGCGACAAGGTGGTCGGCGCCTATAGCGACATCATGCGGATGCAGATCTGA
- a CDS encoding flagellar biosynthetic protein FliQ: MTALDAMELAKAALILVLTIAGPMLIASLIVGVAIGLFQALTQIQETTLTFVPKLLVIGCVMLLSLPMIGQAMSNFTAQLSARIVSG; the protein is encoded by the coding sequence ATGACCGCGCTCGACGCCATGGAGCTGGCGAAAGCCGCCTTGATCCTCGTCCTCACCATCGCCGGCCCGATGCTGATCGCATCGCTGATCGTCGGTGTCGCGATCGGCCTGTTCCAGGCGCTGACCCAGATCCAGGAGACGACGCTGACCTTCGTGCCCAAGCTGCTCGTGATCGGCTGCGTCATGCTGCTTTCCCTGCCGATGATCGGCCAGGCAATGTCCAACTTCACGGCGCAGCTTTCCGCGCGGATCGTGTCCGGCTGA
- the fliR gene encoding flagellar biosynthetic protein FliR, giving the protein MENLPADATAFLILFARVGAVLMLLPVFSEESVPPRARLMIALGISAGMWPIISPKVSAVTGNFDALPAIIIAEVMVGLAMGMIVKIMFSAVSIAGAIVSMQVGLSSALINDPAMGGMSPVLGRFVAVAAAVVCMSMGVHHLWIASLVKSYGAFPVGGLPPAEDFARLAVQTTTNAMALAMSLAAPLIVYGIIFNVSLGLAARVAPSIQVFFIAQPLNLLLGIALFAGTLGIFLTTFAETMATWMRASWG; this is encoded by the coding sequence GTGGAAAATCTCCCCGCCGACGCAACGGCCTTCCTGATCCTGTTCGCCCGCGTCGGTGCGGTGCTGATGCTCCTGCCGGTCTTTTCGGAGGAATCGGTGCCGCCGCGCGCCCGGCTGATGATCGCCCTCGGCATCTCCGCAGGCATGTGGCCGATCATCTCGCCGAAGGTTTCGGCGGTGACCGGAAATTTCGACGCGCTGCCGGCGATCATCATCGCCGAAGTGATGGTCGGCCTGGCCATGGGCATGATCGTCAAGATCATGTTCAGCGCCGTGTCGATCGCCGGCGCGATCGTCAGCATGCAGGTCGGCCTTTCCTCGGCGCTGATCAACGATCCCGCGATGGGCGGCATGTCGCCGGTGCTCGGGCGCTTCGTCGCCGTCGCGGCGGCTGTGGTCTGCATGTCGATGGGCGTGCACCACCTCTGGATCGCCTCGCTCGTCAAATCCTACGGCGCCTTTCCGGTCGGCGGGCTGCCGCCGGCCGAGGATTTCGCGCGGCTTGCCGTGCAGACCACCACCAATGCGATGGCGCTGGCGATGAGCCTTGCCGCGCCGCTGATCGTCTACGGGATCATCTTCAACGTCTCGCTCGGCCTTGCGGCCCGCGTCGCGCCGTCGATCCAGGTCTTCTTCATCGCGCAGCCGCTCAACCTGTTGCTGGGCATTGCGCTTTTTGCCGGAACGCTCGGCATTTTCCTGACCACTTTCGCCGAAACGATGGCGACGTGGATGCGGGCCAGTTGGGGCTGA
- the flhB gene encoding flagellar biosynthesis protein FlhB yields the protein MSDAPDQDQKTHDPTGKKLDEAREKGDVPMASEMRHAAMFIGAVVMLGGLGAVSLHALSKICVRIWGGADTLRLEPEGAQGLFTGLSMQVVSALTPVFAFLIGMAVLGGLLQGRPTIAWARVGFKWSKLNPMAGFGRIFGKQAFVEFLKSLTKIIVVVGIAFMVVWPKAAALDQLIGSGPERIGSTTLELCFSLVKTIAILVVVIAMADFIYQKRAFMKRMRMTLQEVKDEFKQSEGDPKIKGKIRQIAMQRSRRRMMAAVPTASVIVTNPTHYAVALKYEHGDMAAPIVVAKGLDAIALKIRAIATEAGVPIVENRPLARALYASVEIDRPIPAEHYAAVAEIISFVMRLAKRRRT from the coding sequence ATGTCCGACGCACCAGATCAGGATCAGAAGACTCACGATCCGACCGGCAAGAAGCTCGATGAAGCCCGCGAGAAGGGCGATGTGCCGATGGCGTCGGAGATGCGCCACGCGGCCATGTTCATCGGCGCGGTGGTGATGCTCGGCGGGCTCGGTGCGGTCAGTCTCCACGCGCTGAGCAAGATCTGCGTGCGGATCTGGGGCGGTGCCGACACGCTTCGGCTCGAGCCCGAAGGCGCGCAAGGCCTGTTCACCGGCCTTTCGATGCAGGTGGTGAGCGCCCTTACCCCGGTTTTCGCCTTCCTGATCGGCATGGCGGTGCTCGGCGGTCTCCTGCAAGGGCGCCCGACCATCGCCTGGGCGCGCGTCGGCTTCAAATGGTCGAAGCTCAACCCAATGGCGGGATTCGGCCGGATATTCGGCAAACAGGCTTTCGTCGAATTTCTGAAATCGCTTACCAAGATCATCGTCGTGGTCGGCATTGCCTTCATGGTCGTCTGGCCCAAGGCGGCGGCGCTCGACCAGCTGATCGGTTCGGGGCCGGAGCGGATCGGTTCGACGACCCTCGAACTCTGCTTCTCGCTGGTCAAGACGATCGCGATCCTGGTCGTCGTGATCGCGATGGCCGACTTCATCTATCAGAAGCGCGCGTTCATGAAGCGCATGCGGATGACCCTTCAGGAAGTGAAGGACGAGTTCAAGCAGTCGGAGGGTGACCCGAAGATCAAGGGCAAGATCCGTCAGATCGCGATGCAGCGGTCGCGCCGCCGGATGATGGCCGCCGTGCCGACTGCAAGCGTGATCGTCACCAACCCGACCCATTATGCGGTGGCGCTGAAGTACGAGCATGGCGACATGGCCGCGCCGATCGTCGTCGCCAAGGGGCTCGACGCGATCGCGCTCAAGATCCGCGCCATCGCGACCGAGGCGGGCGTGCCGATCGTCGAAAACCGGCCGCTCGCACGTGCCCTCTACGCATCGGTGGAGATCGACCGTCCCATCCCGGCCGAACATTATGCCGCGGTCGCCGAGATCATCAGCTTCGTGATGCGGCTGGCCAAGCGCCGCCGCACCTGA